DNA from Tripterygium wilfordii isolate XIE 37 chromosome 15, ASM1340144v1, whole genome shotgun sequence:
CGTTTGTCCCAAACGCCAAACGGGAACCGTTGGGCCTCCACTTTGGCAGAGAAAAATGGGCCGGGCCTGGCCCAATAGACGCGTAAGATATTATAGCCCAATCACGTAGTCAACTCCATTCAATTGCAAACATTTATAACAAACTTACTCAATGGAAACTGGAAAGCACTAAAGCGGTAATCCAATACAAGTGTCAACGTATCAACCATGTAGAACATTTACGTCCGCATCTCTAGCTACTTTTTTGAATAGAGAAGAGGGGAATGGGGAGATTCCAACACGATATTTCTATGAAATATCGCACACATGAAtgttattttatctattttatatgttcaaattcaatttcttttatCACAATTTATAGATTCTATATTAGATAACAACTACATCAGAGATTTATTCCAATTTCTATGGTATTAAAAAATGTAGTgtcctcttttttatttttcattatttatgttattttattttaaataaaaaggtATTTAAGAATtacaatataatttatatattatttataaaaaataaaattaattattcgTCCCGTGTGTTGCAGTGTTCATGTGTGTTGTGGTGGTCATTTCTGTCGCGACATGTAAAATAAGTTCAATAtactaatttatcattattttatgttaaagtattatgtacaatcttaaaataatttttaacttataaataacttaattctCCCTACCATTCCCTTCAAATGATCTCATTTTGGGAAGAAACATTTTGgtaaaaatttgataaaatatttctccaattctcttcaaattcctctttttattttctttctaaattATCCAAATAAACGAGTTTGAAGAAAATTTCGTTTTCATTATCTTTCCTTTCCTCAAAATTCTTAATCGAAAGACATTCTTAATATTGGAATAAAATAAGTTTAGTGAGGAGTCAGCATCATATGGTAGGGACAGAGTAGAAATAAAGCCACGAATGGACAAACGGTCGTACGTTACCATCAAACACTTGcctatctatatatgttattgaATCTATTATATCCATACGTTTTTGAGTGGGGAAACTGACCTTGTTAGTGAAGAACACCCTCTTTTGTTTGTTATCGAACTTGGAGTGGACCCATGAACCACAAGTGAAAGTAACAGGACCATTAGGGAATCCATCAAGGACTATGTCCTTCAAATACATCTCCGTGTGGTGCTCATTTTCCACATAAACAGCTCCAATCTCTCCGAACTTTCCCGGAACTTCAAACTCACTCTCGTACTTCACTTCCCCATTATCTTGACTGCTCTTGTGACCATATGCTTTGATTATCTTCTCTTGTCCCGTCTCTACAAAAATATCATACTAGGTTTAGCAGATATTAACAATAAAACTATCTACCACCAGTTAATTTGTTTTATTGGAAGCACATTTAATTGTGAAGTTATTACGGGGTGTTATCTTCCAAGAAAACACGTTATTGATAGTTAGGAATTGAATTTATCTATATGTGTTAACAATTTTACATTCTATAAATCAAGAAGAATACATAAAAACTCTTTTTCATTATGATAATTGAGGTGGATTTAAATTATTAGGGCCCTATCATGATAATTAGTTTGGGGatttttaactaattaattagtcATATGACATCTTTAGtttgtaaaaaataaaacagaggAGAGATTTGGAGAGCTTTTCTAGCTATTAGCATATATATTAAGCCTAAAACACAGGCGTGGTAATCAATTGTTAAAGATAAAAATTATTAAACTTTAAGGATGAGACCTTTTAAGTTATCATTAAGACTTTATAAGAGAAAACTAATTGTTAAAcggtattattatttttaaaagaaaaccaaatgaaCGATTATGTGACTCAGTGGTAGAGTTTTCGAAACGCAACCTAGAGATTACATGATCAATTACTGAAAACATTATCTCCACAAATTATATACATGAGTTGAGGTCTAATTACATTCTGTCTGTTTGTATCTGACCTCACTCATTGGGGGAACTCTTTCAAAAAGTCTGAAACATACGAAAATATGTACTTACTTGGGTCGAGTTCGGCACTAACAAGCTCCAAGAGGATTGATTTACCAAACAAATCTTTAATATCATCAATCCCTCGTTCTATCCCTACATTGGTGAGGAATCCACCAACAGTTGGAATCACAGTCACAACACCCTTGACCTTAACAGACTGTTCAGCGTCAACACCTGCTATGGCTTTGATGTTACGAGCTGGATTAAACCTAACCTTCACATTAATGGGTGCTTTGTTGTTGAGTCTAAAACTCGACTGCTGGCCAAGGAAGGAGGCCTGGTTCTTGCCATGAATGAATGGTTTGGGCAGTGGAATCAGGCTTATTGGAAAGTGTGATTGGTGATTATGAACTTGTGGCTTCAACATACTgaagatttttctttctttctttttgagttACAGTACTTGTTTGGTTTTTATTGACTAGCCTTGTGTTGCTTAAATAGATGAGGAAGAGATTGGTGCCCATACTGATTACTGATCAATAATTCAATATCAATTTTTGCACGTGTTTTTTGCAGGTTGGAAATATTTAATTTCAGGCTCTAAACGTTCTCTGACCCAAGCTTTGTATGATTAGAATTAAGAAGCAACTACTGTTAGTCAAAGCTATGTGAAAAATAACTCATCAGAGTTCAATTATTTACTATTCAACAACTTTGACTTAATTTTCACAATTATGagagtttaattatttaactgTTGCTGCTCCGACAGTTAATGTCCCTAAAAGCCTAATAGGGCGTACAAATAATTAATTGCTGCATGTGTTTGATTGTAcatcaaatggaaaaaaaaaagtaagaaaagaagaagatgggTGATCAAATTCCGGCTCCAATTCTCTTTTAAAGATCATGGTacatcttaattttttttgaaaatggcaTATTAGAGTTTGGGagttagtgtttagggtttacagtTTAAAATTTAGAGACTTGTCAAAGaaaatttaggatttagggctTAGTTTTTAGTGTTTAGATTTAAAATTtagtatttaaatttttttctcaaaatctattaatattctaacattatgaacatcaaaatacttaatcacacattttaattcatgatttaatataattttgggAGAGAATTAGAGTCTGGAATTGAAACTCCCAACACTAAATACATGCTTCAAAAATTGCTTTGCTCTATAAAAAACAGTGCTTTGAAATCTGTGAAAATTTTAAGTGGATTTTccgatttaattttttttttaaattccatACATTGCGTTTTCCACGttcttcccccccccccccccccccccccccccccccccgatTCCAAATTATTGGAGAGAGAACATCTTAGATTTGTGAAAGATTTTGTCCCGcttcttgttttgtttgttttttttttcctcccttttttttttaaaataggttGTTTTTTTCCCTACTCTTCATTATTGACTAGACATACATTATCTATCTATTATATATTTGTCAAATCGATCGTACCTAAATCATATAATATGTAATAAATCACGTAGCtagaataaatattattttttgtcacTAACGGATATGTTTTTATAATTCTATTGTTTCGATCAATCAAAGTACTGACATgacaccaaaagaaaaaaaaaaaaactgttttttAACTAATATTGGCATACGTGgcatattttttagaaaatacataatttaataatgtgtttggattgagggattttaagaaaaggaagaaaatcttTTCCCTAATTTTCTCAAAATCCCTCCCTTTAATGAAAGCTTTATCCCAATCCTCTTCAAAATactctccttaattttttttataaagtatTCAAACAAGATAATTTAAAGGAAACTTCATttttcttcccttcccttcccctcctctcccctcaaatcccttaatccaaacacactagaAGTGTTGACATATGTGAAGATCAACTATTGACTTTGAGGACTTACAATATTATACCAAAATAGTCTTGACATATTGAAAGTGTATTAAAACGGTCTACCTGACTTAAAATTATGTAGATTGAAATCATTTCAcaattcaaatattcaaatactCTTCCATCCGAGGTTTATAAACAtcacaaaaccctaaactccAAAATTATATGAAAGAGCATTCATCCTTTGGAACACATCACATATTGAACATATTAGTAATGAATCATTCATTTGTTTACCTATATGGCTATATATCTATGTGGGGGCTAGGCCATAGCAGTAGTGGATATGAACATCAGGTAGAAGGAAATTTGGAGGTTCAcagacaaaaatcaaattgaacatgaaaaaaaaataattttggtttGTTGAATATAAACACGAAACAAAATATGTCTCTTTTgcgatgaatttaatttttgtttggtaTATAAATACTATAAGACTCATAAACCTAATAAAAACATATTCATACTtcttaaaacaaataattatgCCATTTTATTAAAGCGGAATCCGCTGTAAAAACAATTGCAGGCTTAGAGCATACCCCGGCTACTCTATATTGAAGCGCATTATTGTTTATTAACTTCTTGTCTTAATTGCTTGTCCATACAAGGACTTCGATCAGATGAAGTGGTTTGTCCAAAATTAACAAGGACTTGGACACGTGGATCAGGACCATTCAAGAcaacgttaaaaaaaaaagaatcaaaatgagGACCACGTTTTACTGTTTAGAAATATATTTAAGCTTTTGCATGTCATCGAAGATAGACATGCATGCATGATTGAGACaatttcatcaaagaaaaagaaaccgaCAATTTCCTCGACACCgatataaacaaattaaatgaATCGTGATATATATCTCTCTTTCAAATATCACATATGCTGTGTTTCTCTGGATAATGTCATCAATGGCAACCATAGAAATCACAATCATCAATTTGTGaggtcacatcaacaaaaatcaattgaatttgaCTTTTCTCAATCAAGCTGTGATTGTCTGAAATGGTAAAAATTTGTCCGTGTAACTAGTTTgaaacaaatttaattttttgattCTCATATTGAAACATTTACAAATTGCGTGACTGAGTTGGAATTTGACCTAAatttcagtgatcaaaaattgTATTACCCCATAAAACTCTTATTTGATTGATTATCCAATTTTTCATTATCATGTCCAAAACGTCATTACATCACCATTCACCAATATCAACACATTACACCCATAAGAACACAATGTGCACGTATTGTGAGGAATATCACATTGAAAAGATGTGAGGATCCTATTTGATTTATAAAGACAAACTCATTCCTTATCCCCAATAAGTTCTTTGTTCTTGAGcttaagtaccattaagtgagaatgctcaggaaaaaaaaaaaaaaaaagtcgtgcATGTATCTACAGGAACGATAAAtttaaaacggacaatattattattgtGGGTGGGTTAAGAATTTGTAACATGGTAAAATAATTCAACTTCAGTTCCATGGTAATTAAAAACATGCATAGCTGTCTCTGTACTGAAATACTTATTTTAGCTATCTTTCCAATTTTCCCATCCATGGCACTCTtgccccaaaaaaaaatatcaccaTCTAAATTGGAAAGTAAACgaaaaaaacagattttttaaattctAATTTTGACAATCATGATCCTTCTTTGTGTAACGATGAACACTATATATATctcatttttaattaaatataccacactctaatatatttttaaagaaTTAATGGAtacttagttaaaaaaaaagaggtccATATATAGTGGTGTAAATTTTCGAGTACCACGTATTATTGACATAAAAATCACGTACCTACAGAAGGTTGGCCTTTGGCCCACAATGCATGGCGTTTTTCGATAATAAGTCAATGATGAGTAGCTGGCATTATCATATTGTCTACGAAATTTAAAGCTGTAGTGATCTGATTTTAAAAGAGAGGAGATGGACCACCAAGTTACCGTTCATATGGAATTATtactaaaattcaaaaaagtGATGAGAGCAGAGGAGCCCAAAACTATAATTTGGAGTCGATTAATTCTAAAATAATGTTACTTTTGTAAatatgatgtttttttttttgccggGGTCTAAGACAGCGATCTcagaatttttttaaatctattTACAATAGTATGACTACTATTTGAAAATGATATTATCGATGAATAACtcttaaataaatataaataatttgagCTATCAAATTAAATGTAATTGAATGTCAGTTACATTGGAATGCTTGTGAATCTATGCTATTATATTTATCATTTCCATCTACTATTCAGAAAATCTATTGGCCATGACCTTTTTTGATTAGCAACTTTGTCGGCCACACCATTAATCAAACATTTAACCCGACCACTTAATAAGTGATATTACAAACAAGTTGGGGGAGACGGTATCCTCACCCCATTATTTAGTAATCACACCCCTTAAtaattgatttgtatttttttatattatcttatatttgatttgatatttgattcttgaTTCTTTTGATTTACGCACCATTTGACATTAAATTCATATTCTTCTTATTGTTTTTCTCTTCTCCAACATTTAAGTTACttattacatcacatcaatACAGATTGACGGGCACATTAATGATATTGTAAGTTGTTAACTGTACGGAGTGACCCATTCGTTTGCATAATCATACTTGTATCTAAACCactgaatcataataggaggGATCGGGTAACCATATGTCAATGTCAACTGAACGAAGTGATTACCATTCACAAATCCCATTACTATAGTAATACGTTCACAAATCCCATAACTAAGATGGTGTAACACCGCATTGTACTTAGAAGCAATCAATTGACCCATATCTAGCATTGACATCCAATTCTCAAGCGGTGTTGGTCTATCTGTTTCAAAAGATGTTAGTGAGTTGTTGATAGAAAATGTACACTCATAACCACCAAATGGGTCAACATACTTGCTTCAAAATATTCTCAACTCACCAATCAAGTTTTGTCGAACATTGACCCATGTATTATTGTCGTACCCTAATAACCCAACTGCAACCCTAAATCCATAATTTTCATATGTTTTTACATCTGTCACGAGTGAACAACTTGTAACATACATTAAGGGGGTGTGAAAACCAATTATGAGAATGTGAATCCAATGTCAAATCATACGcaaatcaaaataatcaaatatcaaatcaaacataaaataatggaaatatatatatttaagttttttaaaaaactcaTAGATGTATTATTCGTCTTAACGAATTTAACCACACTTTTTTAGTGATGTAATTTAAAacctaataaaaattataaaatcataattttatctttttaaGCCCAGTCAAAGCCTCAAATGCAGGAAATCCAATTCATTATAAAACGCCCAatccaaaataaatattttcaagCCCGATCCGGAAACGAGTACTACTGGAGTACTGGGAGTAATTTTGGCCTTTATTTTGAAATGGATCAGTCTCTGGGCCTGGGCTTTACCCATCTTCACCTCTATCCTCTAAGGGCCTATGGCTCTAACATTTGGCCGGAAATTGAAGGGACCTTTAGTTTATCTTCAGAGTTGACCGACGGCGATTCAATCAGAAGCCCTCCATTGAATCGGACAGATAAACATGAACGTACAAGCCTCAGAAGTCAGAGCGACCATGATCCCCAATGTCGGTGAATGCAGCTTATCATGCCGCCGCTGGTACTAGACCTTGCTCGCTATCTgtagtttctttcttttccgCGTCTTTGATGAAGCCTGAAACCCTAGAACTCTGATTTTGCTTTGCTACttcaattgaaaacataaaaGGAGTAATTGGTTACCAGTTATCTATAATTCTCTTCGAAAACCCTAGATTTTTCGTCTGTCGATTGTAGCTGGAATCTGCCATGGATACTGGAGGCAGGCAGGCAGCAGCGAAAGCCCTGCAGAGACGAAGAAAGGAAAATCCAAGACTCCCAAAAAGCCCAAGGAAGGCCTTCTTAAGCAaactcagtctctctctctctctctctctctctatgcgTCAATATGTGTACTTACATATACGTAGACGTATTTTTTACTTGGTGAACTGTTTTAGTTGTGCAGAATCTCCAGCTGAGTTCTTCTCAGAGAACAAGAACATTGCCGGGTTTGATTATGTAAGTCTCCcgatatttatatttatatgaaacCTGCATGTTTGGGGTGTTGAACATATAATGAAACAGTCTATTCAATTGTAATTTGTATAGAATCATGGAACTTGAGGCATGCGACTCAATGAACGTTTGGTGGTTGACTAGGATTTGATTATAAAATCATTTCGGAAAAAGTCCTTGTAACTTTGTTTTGGGCATGATTCATACACgagtttcatcatttttttgcTGTGCGCAATTGTGGATTTCAGCCTTGGAAGAGCCTTTACACTACGGTGAGGGAACTGGTTGAAAACTCCCTTGATTCAGCAGAGTCCATATCTGAGCTTCCTGTGGTAGAAATCATAATGTGAGTATTGCGTCAATTCAATTGCAACAGGATAGCTAACGCAAAGATAGGTAATCTCAGATAAAGGGTCGAGGTTGCAGGTGGAGGTGGACGGATAGCGTAGGAGAGTGGGAGCCATGCATGCATGGTtttgttgtgacttgtgagagaAGTCACATGAATTTGACCATTCTTGCTTGGTCTCCAGAAACGGCGTCGCTTCGAATCAATTAAAaactagtttttttaaaaaattaaaattgaattttcatttaCTCAACGGCAGTTTCTCAATTCCCACATAGATCCATCCAACTTACACCACCAAATCTTCACATCAAATCATCAATATACACTTCACAGAGCAGATTGGTGCGGGTTCAGTATTTAACGAACTAGCAATGGCGGAACGACCACAAATCGCGATTCTTGGCGCTGGCATCTTCGTGAAAACACAATATATTCCCAGACTCACTGAGATCTCCGATCTCTTCGTTCTCAAAGCTATTTGGAGCCGCACTGAGGTTCCTTCATTTCATTACTTCATGCCTACGTTTGGTTGCCgagaaattgcaagaaaacaaTGAAGAAACTCAATTTACTGAATTGAATTCTATCTGCATGTTTGCAGGAATCTGCAAGGAATGCGGTTGAGGTAGCGCGGAAGCATTTCCCTGGAGTGGATTGTAAATGGGGAGACAGGGGCCTTGAAGAGATCATCCAAGATCCTGCTATTCTCGGCGTTGCTGTAGTTCTTGCTGCACAAACTCAggttcctttcttgatttttgaTAATGAATTCCTAATTGAATTACGAACAACGATGTGCAAGAAGCATGCAATGTATCAAACAACAATCCAAACTAAACTTTCAATGTTGAGACTCCGGGTGCTGTTTGGATGTAATTTCGGCATACATTGTGGGCTTTCATTTAATTAATGGTATTTCATCATCCTGAATGAAGAAACCAGCATAGAATGTATGCATCAATTTTTGTCTCAGTCTCTATTCATTGGAGTGTTATAATTCTCTGTTCTATGTTTTCAGTTACATAAATGTATATCTGCAGGTCGATTTCTCGCTGAAGCTGCTGAAGGCTGGAAAGCATGTCATTCAAGGTAACATGAATTAATTGACCCTAAACTAATATGGCTATCCTTCTTTATTTCTTTACAATAAGGCATTTCTAGCTTCTGATTTTGAATTGATTAGTTTTTATTGTATGACATTCCCATAGATACTTGCTGAACCTTTGCATTTTCAAAGCTGAGATAACAAGACTTTCTAAATATCATGATACTAAATTTTGTTGTTATTTCAAGATCTTTCCTATCTTCACTGTACTGAGTTTCCCTTTTTCTGGATATGTCTCCTGTTGCTTGGCTAACATGATGGATCTGAAGAGAAACCAGCTGCAGTTTGTAAGTAAAGcaatctcaatctcaatttAATTGTGAATTGTTTTGATAGTTCTTTGTATGTTCCTGATGACATTTAGAATGAACTGATCTATTAGGTGCTGGCaaattttcttgattttatgGAACGTCCTATTTGCTGTTCCTCTACATAATTTTAAGTTTGATCTGTACACTTCAAAGTTGGCATTGTGGCATCCTGCACTGTGATG
Protein-coding regions in this window:
- the LOC120016202 gene encoding uncharacterized protein LOC120016202 isoform X1, giving the protein MQLIMPPLLESAMDTGGRQAAAKALQRRRKENPRLPKSPRKAFLSKLSLSLSLSLSMRQYVYLHIRRRIFYLVNCFSCAESPAEFFSENKNIAGFDYPWKSLYTTVRELVENSLDSAESISELPVVEIIM
- the LOC120016202 gene encoding uncharacterized protein LOC120016202 isoform X2 codes for the protein MDTGGRQAAAKALQRRRKENPRLPKSPRKAFLSKLSLSLSLSLSMRQYVYLHIRRRIFYLVNCFSCAESPAEFFSENKNIAGFDYPWKSLYTTVRELVENSLDSAESISELPVVEIIM